The following are encoded together in the Variovorax sp. PBS-H4 genome:
- a CDS encoding branched-chain amino acid ABC transporter ATP-binding protein/permease, which yields MKRGQHFIGVALAAAAVIGATSLFGNDYYLRIIFMMCVYYLCAAGMNVLVGFAGQKSLGQAGLFAAGAYAVALLTTKTDMSPWLALLAAAVISGICGVLIALPSLRVKGPYLAMVTLAFGIVVEKLVGEWTEVFGGAQGIYGIRPITWNGQPLSSLQWVWFGVVLCALTHLLLRNLLHGRFGRALLSLQADEIASSSVGVRVYRAKVIAFVVAAVTCGIAGALVAQQNQYINSDFITFHLSIFILLLVLFGGSGSMYGPLVGTVILTTIDAALARWPSAQHFLYGFLLLFALYVMPGGVTGVLNSLFKRKDKVEPVKATTQPKTTRIGPDASGDLLEVEGVTKTYGGVKPAQNVSFRLKRGHIHALIGPNGAGKSTMINMLTGVVKPTSGSIKFLGEEISATPAHEICRMGMGRTFQNLRLFSDLSVMDNVMLGRHTRMSNGFFASLTALPDATKQEGITRHRALQLLELVDLAHLAHQPAGSLPYGLQRRAELARALATEPQLLLLDEPAAGLNPQETAELGQLLLRIGKCGVSILMVEHHMDLVMSVSDHVIVLDYGIKIAEGKPADVQGNPRVVEAYLGVDEETEPAEALVAA from the coding sequence ATGAAGCGCGGTCAACACTTCATCGGCGTAGCGCTAGCCGCTGCGGCCGTCATCGGTGCCACGTCTCTGTTTGGCAACGACTACTACCTGCGCATCATCTTCATGATGTGCGTCTACTACCTCTGCGCTGCCGGCATGAACGTCCTGGTCGGCTTCGCAGGCCAGAAGTCCCTGGGTCAAGCCGGCCTGTTCGCGGCAGGTGCGTACGCGGTGGCACTCCTGACGACCAAGACTGACATGAGCCCTTGGCTTGCCCTGCTGGCAGCTGCCGTGATCTCCGGCATCTGCGGCGTCCTGATTGCACTGCCTTCTTTGCGCGTCAAAGGTCCGTACCTGGCCATGGTGACGCTCGCGTTCGGCATCGTGGTCGAGAAGCTCGTGGGCGAATGGACCGAAGTGTTCGGCGGTGCGCAAGGCATCTATGGCATTCGGCCCATCACCTGGAATGGTCAGCCCCTGAGCTCGCTGCAGTGGGTGTGGTTTGGCGTGGTGCTCTGCGCGCTGACCCATCTGTTGCTGCGCAACCTCCTTCATGGTCGATTCGGGCGCGCGCTGCTTTCGTTGCAGGCGGACGAAATCGCTTCCTCCTCGGTGGGAGTGCGTGTCTACCGCGCCAAGGTCATTGCCTTCGTGGTGGCCGCCGTGACATGTGGAATCGCGGGCGCGCTCGTCGCACAGCAGAACCAATACATCAACTCGGACTTCATCACCTTCCATCTGTCCATCTTCATCCTGCTGCTGGTCCTCTTCGGTGGTTCGGGCTCGATGTACGGGCCGCTGGTTGGCACGGTCATCCTGACCACCATTGACGCGGCCCTGGCGCGCTGGCCTTCGGCGCAGCACTTCCTGTACGGCTTCCTGCTTCTGTTTGCGCTGTATGTGATGCCCGGCGGCGTGACCGGTGTGCTGAACTCGCTCTTCAAGCGCAAGGACAAGGTCGAACCAGTGAAGGCGACGACGCAACCCAAGACCACGCGCATCGGCCCTGACGCCAGCGGTGACCTGCTGGAGGTCGAAGGCGTCACCAAGACCTACGGGGGCGTCAAGCCGGCCCAGAACGTGTCATTCCGTCTGAAGCGTGGTCACATCCATGCACTGATTGGACCGAACGGCGCTGGCAAGAGCACGATGATCAACATGCTGACCGGCGTGGTGAAGCCGACTTCTGGCTCCATCAAGTTCCTGGGCGAGGAGATATCCGCCACGCCGGCCCACGAGATTTGCCGGATGGGAATGGGCCGCACGTTCCAGAACCTGCGACTCTTCTCGGATCTCTCCGTCATGGACAACGTCATGCTCGGGCGCCATACGCGCATGAGCAACGGCTTCTTCGCATCGCTGACCGCGCTGCCGGACGCGACGAAGCAGGAAGGCATCACTCGCCACCGCGCGCTGCAACTGCTTGAACTCGTGGACCTGGCGCACCTGGCTCATCAGCCGGCCGGCAGCCTTCCTTATGGACTGCAGCGGCGCGCCGAGTTGGCACGCGCACTGGCCACGGAACCGCAACTCCTGCTCCTTGACGAACCAGCCGCGGGCCTCAATCCGCAAGAGACTGCCGAGCTCGGTCAGCTCCTGCTGCGAATCGGCAAGTGTGGGGTGAGCATCCTGATGGTCGAGCACCACATGGACCTGGTTATGTCCGTCTCCGACCACGTCATCGTGCTGGACTACGGCATCAAGATTGCGGAGGGCAAGCCCGCTGACGTGCAAGGCAACCCGCGCGTTGTCGAGGCCTACCTAGGCGTTGACGAAGAGACCGAGCCCGCCGAGGCCCTGGTCGCAGCTTGA
- a CDS encoding ABC transporter ATP-binding protein gives MLKLDSVKVSYGAIEAVKGVSLEVRKGEVVTIIGANGAGKSTLLKSIVGLEPVKAGKIHINGKDCTYVPSHKRVGLGVAMSPEGRGVFADQTVRENLMLGAYSRRSDPRATEEAIEREFKRFPRLRERQNQLSGTLSGGEQQMLAIARALMSEPRLLLLDEPSLGLAPLIIKDIFEAIRQLRHSGLTILLVEQMAKQALGVADRAYVLETGFITLEGSGKELLNDPKVKAAYLGAH, from the coding sequence ATGTTGAAACTCGATTCAGTCAAGGTGTCCTACGGTGCCATTGAGGCCGTGAAGGGCGTCAGCCTCGAAGTGCGCAAGGGCGAAGTGGTCACCATCATCGGTGCCAACGGCGCCGGGAAGAGCACCCTGCTTAAGAGCATCGTCGGGCTGGAGCCTGTCAAGGCCGGCAAGATTCATATCAACGGCAAGGACTGCACCTACGTCCCGTCCCACAAGCGTGTCGGGCTGGGGGTCGCCATGTCCCCGGAAGGTCGCGGCGTATTCGCGGACCAGACGGTGCGCGAGAACCTCATGCTGGGTGCTTACTCGCGCAGAAGCGACCCTCGCGCCACGGAGGAGGCCATCGAGCGAGAGTTCAAGCGCTTTCCGCGGCTTCGCGAGCGCCAGAACCAGCTGTCCGGAACGCTCTCCGGCGGTGAGCAGCAGATGCTTGCAATCGCCCGTGCCCTGATGAGCGAACCGCGACTGCTCCTGCTTGACGAGCCCTCGCTCGGCCTTGCTCCTCTCATCATCAAAGACATTTTTGAAGCCATCCGCCAGTTGCGCCATTCGGGCTTGACCATCCTGCTTGTGGAACAAATGGCCAAGCAAGCGCTGGGCGTCGCCGACAGGGCGTACGTACTGGAGACAGGGTTTATCACCCTCGAAGGCTCTGGAAAAGAGCTACTCAACGACCCGAAGGTCAAGGCAGCGTACCTCGGTGCCCATTGA